The following coding sequences lie in one Mercenaria mercenaria strain notata chromosome 5, MADL_Memer_1, whole genome shotgun sequence genomic window:
- the LOC123559213 gene encoding uncharacterized protein LOC123559213: MQNILLLVGVLTFSHFGRGIEILTCYVCVTETDGECANPSNPYDVVIGTRHCDGPSCLLYQTSTGYRRCLFVNVMEDNCVPGEKLGYSEGSCVCQCNKSVGLCPSILNCIMLLTISLAFKQNYI, encoded by the exons atgcaaaatatattacTTCTGGTAGGAGTTTTAACGTTTTCTCATTTTG GACGTGGTATAGAGATTTTAACTTGCTATGTGTGTGTTACTGAAACAGACGGAGAATGTGCAAATCCTTCTAACCCATATGATGTTGTCATTGGCACACGACACTGCGATGGTCCTTCTTGCCTGTTATACCAAACAAGCACTG GGTATAGACggtgtttatttgtaaatgttatGGAGGACAACTGTGTACCAGGAGAGAAACTAGGGTATTCAGAGGGAAGTTGTGTTTGTCAGTGCAACAAGTCTGTTGGATTGTGCCCGTCTATACTTAACTGCATAATGTTGCTGACTATATCGCTTGCCTTTAAACAGAACTATATCTAA